The Akkermansia muciniphila genome includes the window GACGGGCAAGGCGGTGATCGCCACCGTGAAGGGGGACGTGCACGACATCGGCAAGAATATCGTGGGCGTGGTGCTGGGCTGCAACGGTTTTGAGATGATTGACCTGGGCGTGATGGTCCATTGTGATACCATTCTGGACCGGGCGGAGGCGGAACAGGCGGACCTGGTGATGCTTTCCGGCCTGATCACCCCTTCCCTGGAGGAGATGTCCCACGTGGCCGCGGAGATGGAGCGCCGGGGGATGACCATTCCCCTGATGGTGGGGGGGGCTACTACGTCCGCCCTGCATACGGCCCTGAAAATCGCCCCCCATTACAAGGGAGCCGTGGTGCATACGGTGGACGCTTCCCAGGTGGTCCCCGCGGCGGCCTCCCTGGTGAGCGGGAAGAAGAATTCCTACATCGCCGCCGTGAAGGCCCGGCAGGAGGAGTTGCGCAACAGGCATGAAAACAAGCCCGTCCGCGACCTCCTGTCCCTGGAGGAAGCCCGTGAACTGCGCTGGAAGGGGGCGGAGGACGGTTACGTCCCCCCCGTGCCCGCACGCCTGGGGCCGGTTTCCATCGGCAGCCTGCACAGCTCCGTGAGCTGCGGCTGCTGCAGTGACAATCCGCGCTATTATGTGACCGTGGAGGAGCTGATTGAGCGCATTGACTGGACACCCTTTTTCCACGCCTGGGAATTGCACGGCTCCTGGAACCGCGCCGCCCAGGAATTCCGGACGAAGGATCCCTCCAAGGCGGAGGCGGCCGCGGCCCTGTACCAGGACGCCCGCGACCTGCTGGAGCAGGCCGTCAGGGAGAACCGTTACCAGGCCCGCGGCGTGATCGGCATTTTCCCTGCCAATTCCACGGCCAGCCATGATGATATCACCGTCTGGACGGATGAGTCCAGAAACGTTCCGCAGGCCACCCTGCTGACCCAGCGCCAGCAGTTGGACAAGCAGGGAAAGACCCGGCTGGCGCTGGCGGATTTCATCGCTCCCGAGGGGGTGAAGGATTATGTGGGGGCCATCGCGGTCAGCATCCACGGTTCCAGGTGCTGGGCCAAGGAATGGGAAGAAAGGAACGATTCCTACCGCGCCCTGCTGGTCAGCTCCCTGGCGGACCGCCTGGTGGAAGCCTTTGCCTCCATCTCCCATGACAAGCTGCGCCTCCTGTGGAATATTCCGGAAGAGTCCGGCGTGCGCCCCGCCTGCGGCTATCCCAGCCAGCCGGACCACCAGGAGAAGGAAACCGTGTTCAGACTCCTCCATGCACAGGAGGAAGCGGGCATGAGCCTGACGGAGACCTGGATGATGCAGCCTGTCTCCGCCGTCTGCGCCCTCGTGTTCTCCCACCCGGAAAGCACTTATTTTACCGTAGGCGCCACCGGGGAGGACCAGCAGAAGGATTACGCCGCCAGAAAGCAGGCCGCCCATTCCTGACCTTCCTCTTTTTTATTCCGCTTTCCACCTATGCAGCATACCGACCAAATACAGGCCCTGTCAGAGTTCCTGCTGGAGTACGCCACCACGCTCATGGGCGCAGGGGTGCACACCAACCGCGCCGTGCGCAATATTTCCCGCATCGCCGCCGCGTACGGGTATAGCGCGGATATGACCATCTTCCAGCGCAATATCACCATGAGCCTGATCTGCAAGGATGACGAGACGCTGCGCCGCACCTCCGTCCGGAAGCTGAAGCCCCTGGCGTTCAATTTGAACCTGATCCAGCAGCTCAGTGAATTGAGCTGGCTCCCGGTGGATAACAACGTCAGCATTGCGGAGATGGAGCAGGCGTTCAGCTCCATCGTGCGTACTAAAAGGTTTTCCCGCTGGACGGACCTGCTGCTGGTCAGCGTGGGCAACGCCGCCTTCTGCCGCCTGTTCAACGGGGACCTGTGGGCCATGCTGACCGTGTTTGTGGCCACCCTGCTGGGCTTCCTGGTCAAGCAGCAGCTCTCCCGGCGGAAATACAATCCGCTGGGCGTGATCATTCTTTCCGCCTTCGCGGCCTCCATGGCGGCCGCGTGCGCCGTCATTTTCCAGATCGGCGCTACGCCGCAGATTGCCCTGGCCACCAGCGTCCTGTTCCTGGTGCCCGGCGTCCAGATGATCAATTCCATCATGGACCTGATGCACGGCCACATCCTGATGGGAATTTCCCGCGGCGTCCATTCCATCATGATGATTACCTGCATCACCATCGGCCTTTCAGCAACCATGCTCATCGTGGGGGTAAACAGCTTATGAGCCCGGATTTCCTATCCTCCATCCTCCTGGACGGCCTGATGGCAGCCATCGCCGCCACGGGGTTTGCCGTCATCTCCAATCCGCCCAAGCGCGCCATTGCCGTTTCCGCCCTGCTGGCGGCCATCGGCCACGCCTTCCGGTTTTACATGCTGCATTCCTGGTCCATTGACATTTCCAGCGCCACCTTTATCGCCGCTTTCACCATAGGCATGCTGGGCGTCATGACGGCCAAGCTGGTGAAGTGCCCTGCGGAGATTTTCGCGTTCCCCTCCCTGCTGCCGATGATTCCGGGCGTGTACGCCTACAAGACTATTCTGGCCCTGATGCAGTTCATGCAGGAGAACCAGGATACGGCCACCATGAACCGGCTGATCGTGGATATTTGCAAGAATGGCATCACGGCGTTCTTCATCATCTTCTCCCTGGTGATCGGAGTAGCCATTCCCATGCTGATGTTCAAGAGGTTGAGCTATACCCGGATCATCAAGCCGGGGCATTGACCTTCCAACGCCGGAAACGGGGCATTTTTCTCTTGCCAGACCACGCCCCGTATGGTTTACTACGCCCCGCAACGGCAGGATTGCCAGCGCAAGACAGCCCCATAGTGTAATTGGTAACACACCTGATTTTGGTTCAGTATTTCTAGGTTCGAGTCCTGGTGGGGCTGCCAATTCTACCCTCCCTCCCCGGAGGGTTTTTTATTGCCCTTTTGTTCTTTCCGGTTTACCCGCCATGGGAAGGAAACCGCTTTGCGGCCCGGACGGAGCCCGTATTCCGATAGCCGCGCCGCCGTTCCTCGCAAGAACGCCGGATGGAATACAGGAAAAGTATTCCAGGTCCATTCCGCTTATCAAAAACGGTATTCATTCTTTTCCGGGCTTTCTTTCCAGACCTGCCTGTCTTTTTTATTCACCCCCTTTCCTTCCTCCCTTGTTTCCACGCTGTCCGGGGTGCGGTCATGCTGCCTTCCGGAACGGTAAAAGCTCTTGCGTTACAGGGATTTTTTTGCATAATCGCCCCGCAGGAATGACGGAAAAACCTATACAACTTGGGCTTGCTGGGCTGGGAACGGTCGGTTCCGGCGTGTATGAAACGCTGTGCCGCAACCATGCCCTTCTGGAAGCCCGGAGCAAGATCCCTTTCAGGATCAAGCGCATTGCCGTGCGCAACCTGGAAAAACCCAGGGAAACCGCCGTTCCCCGGGAATTGCTGACGGACGACTGGAATGACCTGGTGAACGATCCGGAAATAGATATCGTCATTGAACTGATCGGCGGCACCCGCCAGGCTTACGAGCTGGTGACGCTGGCCCTGCGGGCAGGAAAGCCCGTCGTCACGGGGAACAAGGCACTTCTGGCGGAGTACGGAGCGGAGATTTTCAAGCTTTCCGCGGAAATGGGCACGCCCATTTATTTTGAAGCTTCCGCCGGAGGCGGCATCCCCATCATCCAGAGCCTTCAGAATTCCCTGATCTGCAACCATATCAGTTCCATTGTAGGCATCATCAACGGAACATCCAATTACATTCTTTCCGCCATGGGGGAACACGGGGCGGATTATGCGGACGCCCTGGTCCAGGCCCAGAAGCTGGGCTTTGCGGAAGAAGACCCCTCCCTGGACGTGAACGGCTGGGACGCCGCCCACAAGGCCCTCATCCTGGCGATGCTGGCGTACGGCACCACCATTTCCCCGGACAAGATTTACGTGAGCGGCATTGAGAACATCACCAGCCGCGATTTCGAGTTTGCCAGGAAGCTGGGTTATACGATCAAGCTTCTCGTCGTCATCCGCTACCATGAAGGGCAGGAAGACGCCCTGGAACTGCGCGTGCAGCCCTGCTTTGTCCATGACTGGCACATCCTGGCCTCCGTGAACGGCGTGTTCAACGCCATTTCCGTCACGGGAGACATTGTAGGGGAAACGCTGTTCTACGGACGCGGGGCGGGCAAGAATCCCACGGCTTCCGCCGTCATCAGCGATGTCATCACCGCCATGCGTGAGAGCCGCTATCCGGAGTACCATACGGGCTTCAATCCTTACGCCAAGTCCTGCGGAGTCATGCACATCAATGATACGGTCACTCCGTATTACGTCCGCTTCCAGGTGGCGGACCAGCCCGGCGTCATTGCGGAAATAGCCCGCATTCTGGCAACCTTCGGCATCGGCATTTCCGCCACCTCCTCCGCGCCCAGCCACATTGCCGAGAACGGGGAACCCTGGAATGACCTGGTCTTTATCCTGCACACCTGCCCGTGGGGCCAGCTCCAGAAGGCCCTGGCGGAAATTGCGCGTATTTCCTGCGTGGCGGCGGAGCCCCGCGTACTCCGCATTGAACATCTTCTCCCTCAATCCTAACTCACATAATCATCCTGTTACATGGCTCTTATCGTTCAAAAATTCGGAGGCAGCTCCGTCGGCACCATTGACCGCATCCGCAACGTGGCGCACCGCATCCATGATACCGCCAGGGACGGCAACCAGGTGGTGGCCGTCGTTTCCGCCATGAGCGGCGTGACGGACAAGCTGATCAGCCTTGCCAAGGAATTGTCCGAATCCCCCTGTGAACGCGAACTGGACGTGCTGATGGCCACCGGCGAGCAGCAATCCATTGCCCTTCTCTGCATGGCTCTTCATGAGCTGGGAGAAAAAGCCATGTCCTTCACGGGGGCTCAGGCGGGCATCACCACCTTCGGCAACCATACGCGCGGACGCATCCACAGCATCAACCCCACGCTGATGAACAAGTACCTGCAGGAAGGCAACATCCTCATCTGCGCCGGCTTCCAGGGGGCTACGGAAGAAGGAATGGTCCAGACGCTGGGCCGCGGGGGGTCGGACCTTTCCGCCATCGCCATCGCGGCCGCGCTGAAAGCGGACGTTTGCCAGATTTTTACAGATGTGGACGGCGTGTACACCTGCGATCCCCGCGTGGTGAAAGACGCCACGAAAATACAAACCCTTTCATATGACGAAATGCTGGAAATGGCATCCAACGGTTCCAAGGTGATGCAGTCGCGCTCCGTGGAATTCGCCAAAAAATTCGGCGTCGTCTTTGAAGTTCGCAACTCCATGAACAACAACCCCGGTACAATCGTGCAAGAAGAAACTCCCTCCATGGAAGCCGTCGTCATCCGCGGCATCTCCATTGACCGCAACCAGGCCCGCGTCACCATCACCGGCATTCCGGACCAGATCGGCTATACGGCGCAGGTTCTGGG containing:
- a CDS encoding threonine/serine ThrE exporter family protein, producing the protein MQHTDQIQALSEFLLEYATTLMGAGVHTNRAVRNISRIAAAYGYSADMTIFQRNITMSLICKDDETLRRTSVRKLKPLAFNLNLIQQLSELSWLPVDNNVSIAEMEQAFSSIVRTKRFSRWTDLLLVSVGNAAFCRLFNGDLWAMLTVFVATLLGFLVKQQLSRRKYNPLGVIILSAFAASMAAACAVIFQIGATPQIALATSVLFLVPGVQMINSIMDLMHGHILMGISRGVHSIMMITCITIGLSATMLIVGVNSL
- a CDS encoding threonine/serine exporter family protein, which encodes MSPDFLSSILLDGLMAAIAATGFAVISNPPKRAIAVSALLAAIGHAFRFYMLHSWSIDISSATFIAAFTIGMLGVMTAKLVKCPAEIFAFPSLLPMIPGVYAYKTILALMQFMQENQDTATMNRLIVDICKNGITAFFIIFSLVIGVAIPMLMFKRLSYTRIIKPGH
- a CDS encoding homoserine dehydrogenase, with translation MTEKPIQLGLAGLGTVGSGVYETLCRNHALLEARSKIPFRIKRIAVRNLEKPRETAVPRELLTDDWNDLVNDPEIDIVIELIGGTRQAYELVTLALRAGKPVVTGNKALLAEYGAEIFKLSAEMGTPIYFEASAGGGIPIIQSLQNSLICNHISSIVGIINGTSNYILSAMGEHGADYADALVQAQKLGFAEEDPSLDVNGWDAAHKALILAMLAYGTTISPDKIYVSGIENITSRDFEFARKLGYTIKLLVVIRYHEGQEDALELRVQPCFVHDWHILASVNGVFNAISVTGDIVGETLFYGRGAGKNPTASAVISDVITAMRESRYPEYHTGFNPYAKSCGVMHINDTVTPYYVRFQVADQPGVIAEIARILATFGIGISATSSAPSHIAENGEPWNDLVFILHTCPWGQLQKALAEIARISCVAAEPRVLRIEHLLPQS
- a CDS encoding aspartate kinase: MALIVQKFGGSSVGTIDRIRNVAHRIHDTARDGNQVVAVVSAMSGVTDKLISLAKELSESPCERELDVLMATGEQQSIALLCMALHELGEKAMSFTGAQAGITTFGNHTRGRIHSINPTLMNKYLQEGNILICAGFQGATEEGMVQTLGRGGSDLSAIAIAAALKADVCQIFTDVDGVYTCDPRVVKDATKIQTLSYDEMLEMASNGSKVMQSRSVEFAKKFGVVFEVRNSMNNNPGTIVQEETPSMEAVVIRGISIDRNQARVTITGIPDQIGYTAQVLGALAEAEINLDMILANTAHDGYVRQSFTMPSNELGRAQAALKPVMAALGSTVKVETEAGLAKLSLVGIGMRSHSGVGATAFKALADANIKTGMISTSEIKIAVMVDESDIEEAARVVHKAFNLGV